One genomic segment of Musa acuminata AAA Group cultivar baxijiao chromosome BXJ3-3, Cavendish_Baxijiao_AAA, whole genome shotgun sequence includes these proteins:
- the LOC103977998 gene encoding protein SHORT INTERNODES 1-like, with the protein MAGFFLGGGGGSQQQRGDQQAGGIPPTESFFLYGGRGSRGEDVAYTRGFELWQQHQIQRDHQLYSPAGFPNEMPSVASRPTRGSLEGGSGGMSCQDCGNQAKKDCAHMRCRTCCKSRGFQCTTHVKSTWIPAAKRRERQQHLAAAAASVQQDQRHRGGGRSAAEGSSGGSEPFKRPREITACTRIPNALATTTTYGGSLEPENLPPEVSTQAMFRCVRVSHVDEPDDVYAYQTAVSIGGHVFKGILYDHGPEADYPSSSSSRYQLHHREGSSSPAPAAAAAAAITNISTGDATIATAAAATELLEPYPTPLSAYMACTQFFPHQHRQ; encoded by the exons TTTCTTTACGGCGGTCGCGGGAGCCGGGGGGAGGACGTGGCTTACACCCGAGGCTTCGAGCTGTGGCAGCAGCACCAGATCCAGCGGGATCACCAGCTCTACTCCCCCGCGGGCTTCCCGAATGAGATGCCGTCCGTGGCGTCGCGGCCGACGCGAGGAAGCCTGGAAGGCGGAAGCGGGGGGATGAGCTGCCAGGACTGCGGCAATCAGGCCAAGAAGGACTGCGCCCACATGAGGTGCCGGACCTGCTGCAAGAGCCGCGGCTTCCAGTGCACCACCCACGTCAAGAGCACCTGGATCCCCGCCGCCAAGCGCCGCGAGCGCCAGCAGCacctcgccgccgccgctgcctcgGTGCAGCAAGACCAGCGCCACCGCGGGGGCGGCAGATCCGCGGCCGAGGGCAGCAGCGGAGGGAGCGAGCCTTTCAAGCGTCCCAGGGAGATCACTGCCTGCACCCGAATACCGAACGCCTTGGCGACCACCACCACGTATG GAGGAAGCCTCGAGCCGGAGAACTTGCCGCCGGAGGTGAGCACGCAAGCGATGTTCCGATGCGTGCGGGTGAGCCACGTGGACGAACCGGACGACGTGTACGCGTACCAGACCGCCGTCAGCATCGGCGGCCATGTCTTCAAGGGAATACTCTATGATCACGGCCCCGAGGCCGACTAcccgtcgtcgtcctcctctcgTTATCAGCTCCACCACCGCGAAGGCTCTTCTTCTCCAGCGCCAGcagctgctgccgctgctgctatAACCAATATCAGCACCGGAGACGCCACCATTGCGACCGCCGCTGCAGCCACTGAATTGCTCGAGCCTTACCCGACTCCGCTGAGTGCCTACATGGCCTGCACCCAATTCTTCCCCCACCAACACAGACAATAG